ACAATCACGTCCGGCGCTAGCCTTTTGATCGCTTCAGCAAAGGCTGGATCGCGCACGGATTCGGGTTGTAAAATGGGCTGCAGTCCTAAGCGCTGGGCTGCGATTTTTACGGGGGGCGGCGCTACGTGCAGGCCTCGGCCACGCGGACGATCGGGACCTGTGACTACGGCTACAGGTCGGTAGCCGGCTTCGACCATCCGTTCCAGTGAGGGCACGGCAAATTCCGGTGTGCCCATAAAAATGATGCGCAGCGTCGCGCTATCCTTCATAGCGCCGGAAGGCTATGGTTGCATTGTGTCCGCCAAAACCAAAAGCATTAGACAGTGCTACGCGGATTTCGCGCCGGCGCGGCACGTGGAGCGTGTAATCTAAATCGCAAGCAGGATCCAAGGTTTGGACGTTGATCGTAGGGGGTACGGTTTGGTGCCAAACGGCCAGCACCGTAGCCACGGCTTCTACAGCACCTGCCGCTCCCAGGAGGTGGCCTGTCATGCTTTTGGTGGCCGAGCAGCTTAGGCGATAGGCATGTGCTCCAAAGACAGCCTTGATGGCCTCCGATTCGATTGGGTCGCCCAGAGGGGTCGAAGTGGCGTGCATGTTAATATAGTCCACTTCTTCGGGCGCAATGCCGGCATCTTGCAAGGCATGCAGCATCGATTGGCGAGCACCGCGCCCGCTCGGCTCTGGTGCAGCAAAGTGATAGGCATCGTCCGACATGCCAAAGCCAATAAGCTCGGCATAAATACGTGCTCCTCGGTCTAAAGCATGTTCGAGGGTTTCCAGAACCAGTGCGCCAGCGCCCTCGCCGGCCACAAAGCCATCCCGGTCTTTATCGAAGGGGCGACTGGCCGTTTGCGGATCGTCGTTACGCGTTGAGAGTGCCTTCATTGCGTTAAAACCTCCAATGCCGAGCGGCGTGATCGGCGCTTCGCTGCCGCCGCACAGTACGACGTCGGCATGTCCGTGCCGCAGCAGCATGGTCGCATCGATCAGGGCATGGTTGCTCGTGGCGCAAGCTGAAACAACAGCATAATTGGGTCCACGCAGGTCGTGTTCAATCGCAATCAAGCCAGCGGCCATGTTTGAAATCATCATGGGCACAAAAAATGGCGACAGTCGCTGCGGTCCTTCTTTTAGATAGAGGGCAGTTTGCTCCTCAAATAACCGCAGGCCTCCAATACCAGAGCCAAACACCACGCCAAAACGTTCCCGCGCCTCATTCGACAAGGTGCTGGTATCGATACCGGCATCCTGAAGTGCTTGGCGAGCAGCTGCCAAGGCATACTGTGCATAAGGATCTAGCCGCCGTGCCAGCTTGCGATCCATGTAGTTAAGCGGGTCAAACCCCTTAAGCTCGCAGGCAAACCGCGTGTCGAAGCAGGAAGCATCGAATCGGGTAATGGGGCCAGCACCGCTTTCGCCACGCATCATCGCTTCCCAGAAAGCCTGCGCAGAAAGCCCAATAGGGGTTACCGCACCTAAGCCGGTAATGACAACACGCCGTGGCGTAATTTTATGGGTAGGAACCATAACCTTTGAATCGTTCGTTCGAATAATTGGCTCATTTGTACGTTATGCAGCTTGCCGGGCTTCCA
This Rhodothermus bifroesti DNA region includes the following protein-coding sequences:
- the fabF gene encoding beta-ketoacyl-ACP synthase II; amino-acid sequence: MVPTHKITPRRVVITGLGAVTPIGLSAQAFWEAMMRGESGAGPITRFDASCFDTRFACELKGFDPLNYMDRKLARRLDPYAQYALAAARQALQDAGIDTSTLSNEARERFGVVFGSGIGGLRLFEEQTALYLKEGPQRLSPFFVPMMISNMAAGLIAIEHDLRGPNYAVVSACATSNHALIDATMLLRHGHADVVLCGGSEAPITPLGIGGFNAMKALSTRNDDPQTASRPFDKDRDGFVAGEGAGALVLETLEHALDRGARIYAELIGFGMSDDAYHFAAPEPSGRGARQSMLHALQDAGIAPEEVDYINMHATSTPLGDPIESEAIKAVFGAHAYRLSCSATKSMTGHLLGAAGAVEAVATVLAVWHQTVPPTINVQTLDPACDLDYTLHVPRRREIRVALSNAFGFGGHNATIAFRRYEG